The Neobacillus sp. OS1-2 genome includes a window with the following:
- a CDS encoding PIN/TRAM domain-containing protein, with protein sequence MLKRIVQACFLIMGGTLGIWLLPELFKLLSMNDIPIINNSYVTAILGAIIFYLITFWAVDYVFNFIKWTEDSLVKIPVTNVLFGSVGLIFGLIVAFLIGFALNAVQVPILNAVAPILLTLLFGYMGFQVGFKKRDELLGLFGNRGNKKKSGDEEAEKAEAGKALKILDTSVIIDGRVADICQTGFLEGIIVIPRFVLEELQHIADSSDVLKRNRGRRGLDILNRIQKELAIKVEIYEGDFEEISEVDSKLVKLAKLTNGILVTNDFNLNKVCELQNVTVLNINDLANAVKPVVLPGEELTVQVIKDGKEYHQGVAYLDDGTMIVVEEGREYMGKRIEVLVTSVLQTSAGRMIFAKPKLLEKAL encoded by the coding sequence ATGTTAAAACGAATTGTGCAAGCATGCTTCCTCATTATGGGAGGAACGCTTGGTATATGGTTATTGCCGGAATTGTTCAAATTACTTTCTATGAATGACATTCCGATTATCAATAACTCATATGTTACTGCTATTTTAGGTGCTATTATTTTTTATCTTATTACCTTTTGGGCGGTAGATTATGTCTTTAATTTCATTAAGTGGACGGAAGATTCCTTGGTGAAAATCCCTGTAACAAACGTGCTGTTTGGCAGTGTTGGGTTAATCTTTGGCTTAATCGTGGCCTTTTTAATTGGCTTTGCCCTTAATGCGGTTCAAGTGCCAATTTTAAATGCCGTGGCTCCGATTCTTTTGACACTTTTGTTTGGCTATATGGGCTTTCAAGTAGGCTTTAAAAAGAGGGATGAACTACTCGGTCTTTTTGGTAATCGCGGGAACAAGAAAAAGTCAGGGGATGAGGAAGCGGAAAAGGCAGAAGCCGGTAAAGCTTTGAAGATCTTGGATACGAGCGTAATTATTGACGGGCGCGTCGCAGATATTTGTCAGACAGGCTTTTTGGAAGGAATAATTGTGATTCCACGGTTTGTTCTTGAAGAGCTGCAGCATATCGCAGATTCTTCCGATGTACTGAAACGTAACCGCGGCCGCAGAGGATTAGATATCCTTAATCGGATTCAAAAGGAACTTGCCATCAAGGTCGAAATATATGAGGGCGACTTTGAAGAAATTAGTGAAGTAGATTCGAAGCTTGTGAAGCTGGCCAAGTTAACAAATGGCATTCTTGTAACCAATGATTTTAACTTAAATAAAGTGTGTGAGCTGCAGAATGTTACGGTGTTAAACATCAATGATCTGGCAAATGCCGTGAAGCCGGTTGTCCTTCCAGGTGAAGAATTAACCGTTCAAGTGATCAAAGACGGGAAAGAGTATCATCAGGGCGTTGCCTATTTAGATGACGGAACCATGATCGTTGTCGAGGAAGGCAGGGAATATATGGGCAAGCGGATTGAGGTACTAGTGACAAGTGTGCTTCAGACATCTGCCGGCCGAATGATTTTTGCCAAACCAAAGCTGTTAGAAAAAGCATTATAG
- the ispD gene encoding 2-C-methyl-D-erythritol 4-phosphate cytidylyltransferase, giving the protein MTYQVILPAAGQGKRMGAGRNKLLLELNGVPVLIHTLRVFDEDEECSGIILAIHPQDEREFKALLKKYHIKKVMKLVPGGKERQYSIFNALKTVSTNGIILVHDAARPFIRKEQIHRLTETTEETGAAIIGVPAKDTMKKVQEGLIVETVERSSLWAVQTPQAFRISLLQEAYEKADKDHFLGTDDASLVERLNVPVAMVEGDYDNIKLTTPEDLYFAEAILKKREMGFC; this is encoded by the coding sequence ATGACTTACCAGGTCATTCTCCCGGCGGCGGGGCAGGGAAAAAGAATGGGAGCAGGAAGAAATAAGCTTTTGTTAGAGCTGAATGGTGTACCAGTACTCATCCATACCTTACGGGTGTTCGACGAGGATGAGGAATGCAGTGGCATCATTTTAGCGATTCATCCTCAAGATGAAAGAGAGTTTAAGGCATTGCTTAAAAAGTATCATATCAAGAAGGTAATGAAATTAGTGCCAGGTGGGAAAGAACGGCAGTATAGCATTTTTAATGCCCTTAAAACAGTCAGTACCAATGGAATAATCCTTGTTCATGATGCGGCTCGCCCCTTTATTCGCAAGGAACAAATTCACCGTTTAACAGAAACAACGGAAGAAACCGGTGCAGCCATTATTGGGGTGCCAGCAAAAGATACGATGAAAAAGGTACAAGAAGGTCTGATTGTGGAAACGGTCGAACGTTCAAGCTTGTGGGCTGTTCAAACCCCGCAAGCTTTTCGTATTTCTTTACTTCAGGAAGCCTATGAGAAAGCGGATAAGGACCACTTCCTCGGGACGGATGATGCCAGTTTAGTGGAGCGGCTCAATGTTCCTGTTGCTATGGTAGAGGGCGATTATGACAATATCAAACTGACAACACCTGAAGATTTATATTTTGCAGAAGCGATACTGAAAAAGAGAGAAATGGGGTTTTGCTGA
- the ispF gene encoding 2-C-methyl-D-erythritol 2,4-cyclodiphosphate synthase, producing the protein MFRIGQGFDVHQLTEGRPLIIGGITIPYEKGLLGHSDADVLLHTVSDACLGAIGEGDIGKHFPDTDPNFKNADSAKLMEHVWMLVKEKGYELVNADCTIIAQKPKMAPYIEQMRTRIAELLEAEPEQINVKATTTEKLGFTGRGEGIASQVVVLLKKK; encoded by the coding sequence ATGTTTCGAATTGGACAGGGTTTTGATGTTCACCAATTAACAGAAGGGCGTCCGCTCATTATTGGCGGCATTACCATCCCTTATGAAAAAGGTCTTCTAGGCCATTCCGATGCCGATGTATTATTACATACCGTTTCAGATGCCTGTCTTGGGGCAATTGGGGAGGGAGATATCGGCAAGCATTTCCCCGATACTGATCCGAATTTTAAAAATGCTGATTCTGCAAAACTGATGGAGCATGTTTGGATGCTCGTTAAAGAGAAGGGGTATGAACTGGTTAATGCTGATTGCACTATTATCGCGCAAAAGCCGAAGATGGCTCCTTATATAGAGCAAATGCGTACCCGAATTGCGGAACTACTCGAGGCGGAACCGGAACAAATTAACGTAAAAGCAACAACGACAGAGAAACTTGGTTTTACCGGTAGAGGAGAGGGCATTGCCTCCCAAGTAGTAGTTTTATTAAAAAAGAAATGA
- the disA gene encoding DNA integrity scanning diadenylate cyclase DisA: MENKKLGEQSISDVLQFLAPGTPLREGIDNVLRANTGGLIVVGYNEKVKGIVDGGFEINCPFSPSFLYELAKMDGAIILNEVGNKILFANAQLVPNSEIPSSETGMRHRTAERAAKQTKTLVIAISQRRNVITLYQGNFRYALKDIAVILTKANQAIQTLEKYKAVLEQSITNLSILEFEESVTYNDILLVLHRFEMVLKIKSELLTFLHELGTEGRLIRLQMNEILTDLEEEMMLIMRDYAFERESKSRDVLQRMQALTSSGTIEDVVLLKLLGYLGYVHLDEHKPPRGYRILHKIPRLPAIIIENLISSFGELSKIIFATVEELDDVEGIGEVRAKKIKEGFKLIKERLYTDRQL; the protein is encoded by the coding sequence ATGGAAAATAAAAAGCTTGGTGAACAATCTATTAGTGATGTATTACAGTTTCTTGCACCTGGTACTCCCTTACGCGAGGGGATTGATAATGTCCTTAGGGCGAACACTGGGGGTCTCATTGTCGTTGGCTATAATGAAAAGGTAAAGGGTATCGTTGATGGCGGCTTTGAAATTAATTGTCCCTTTTCGCCAAGCTTTTTATATGAATTGGCAAAAATGGATGGTGCGATAATCTTAAATGAGGTAGGCAATAAGATCCTTTTTGCGAATGCCCAGCTTGTACCAAACTCAGAAATACCATCATCCGAAACGGGGATGCGGCACCGCACGGCTGAAAGAGCAGCTAAACAAACAAAAACACTGGTGATTGCCATTTCCCAAAGAAGAAATGTGATTACCTTATACCAGGGAAATTTTCGCTATGCATTAAAGGACATTGCGGTCATTTTGACAAAGGCCAATCAAGCTATTCAGACGCTTGAAAAATACAAGGCAGTGCTTGAACAGAGTATTACAAATTTAAGTATTTTAGAGTTTGAAGAGTCTGTAACCTATAATGACATTTTACTAGTCCTCCATCGTTTTGAAATGGTCTTAAAGATTAAAAGTGAACTATTGACCTTTCTCCATGAACTGGGGACTGAGGGACGCCTTATTCGCTTGCAAATGAATGAAATCTTAACCGATTTAGAAGAAGAAATGATGCTAATTATGAGAGATTATGCCTTCGAGCGGGAGAGTAAGTCTAGGGATGTGCTGCAGAGAATGCAGGCGTTGACATCGAGTGGAACCATCGAGGATGTGGTTTTATTAAAATTATTGGGCTACCTAGGCTATGTTCATCTTGATGAACATAAACCTCCAAGAGGCTATCGGATTTTACATAAGATTCCCAGACTGCCCGCCATTATTATTGAGAATCTTATTAGTTCATTTGGTGAACTGTCAAAGATTATCTTTGCCACAGTGGAGGAACTGGATGATGTCGAAGGTATTGGCGAAGTCCGTGCGAAAAAGATAAAAGAAGGCTTTAAGTTAATTAAAGAGCGGCTATATACAGACCGGCAGCTATAA
- the clpC gene encoding ATP-dependent protease ATP-binding subunit ClpC, whose translation MMFGRFTERAQKVLALAQEEAIRLGHNNIGTEHILLGLVREGEGIAAKALYGLGLGSDKIQKEVENLIGKGQETSQTIHYTPRAKKVIELSMDEARKLGHSYVGTEHILLGLIREGEGVAARVLNNLGVSLNKARQQVLQLLGSNESGGHQGGASASANTPTLDGLARDLTSIAREGSLDPVIGRSKEIQRVIEVLSRRTKNNPVLIGEPGVGKTAIAEGLAQQIVNNEVPEILRDKRVMTLDMGTVVAGTKYRGEFEDRLKKVMDEIRQAGNIILFIDELHTLIGAGGAEGAIDASNILKPSLARGELQCIGATTLDEYRKYIEKDAALERRFQPIRVDEPTAEESIQILEGLRDRYEAHHRVSITDEAIQAAVKLSDRYISDRFLPDKAIDLIDEAGSKVRLRSYTTPPNLKELEVKLDEVRKEKDSAVQSQEFEKAASLRDTEQRLREQLEETKKTWKEKQGKENNEVTVEDIASVVSSWTGVPVSKLAETETAKLLNLEEVLHSRIIGQEEAVIAVSKAVRRARAGLKDPKRPIGSFVFLGPTGVGKTELARALAEAMFGDEDAMIRIDMSEYMEKHSTSRLVGSPPGYVGYEEGGQLTEKVRRKPYSVILLDEIEKAHPDVFNILLQVLEDGRLTDSKGRTVDFRNTVLIMTSNVGAEQLKRNKYVGFNIQDGQQDYKDMKGKVMEELKKAFRPEFLNRIDEIIVFHALERKHLNEIVTLLSAQLINRLKEQDISLDLTDAAKEKISQEGYDPEYGARPLRRAIQKHIEDRLSEELLKGTLLTGQNVIIDVDHGEFIVRLAEKTSLVK comes from the coding sequence ATGATGTTTGGACGTTTTACCGAAAGGGCACAGAAGGTATTGGCATTGGCACAAGAGGAAGCGATTCGACTTGGACATAACAACATTGGGACTGAGCATATTTTGTTAGGGTTAGTTCGCGAGGGTGAAGGAATTGCTGCGAAAGCACTGTATGGGCTTGGATTGGGTTCTGATAAGATCCAAAAAGAAGTAGAAAATTTAATTGGCAAAGGACAAGAAACTTCCCAAACGATTCACTATACTCCTAGAGCGAAAAAGGTTATTGAATTATCAATGGATGAGGCGCGGAAATTAGGCCATTCCTATGTTGGTACGGAGCATATCTTGTTAGGTTTAATCCGTGAGGGTGAAGGGGTTGCCGCCCGGGTACTTAATAATCTTGGTGTCAGCTTGAATAAAGCGCGCCAGCAGGTACTGCAATTATTAGGCAGCAATGAATCCGGTGGTCATCAGGGCGGGGCATCAGCGAGTGCTAACACACCAACACTTGATGGTCTTGCGAGGGATTTAACGTCTATTGCGCGAGAGGGAAGCTTGGACCCAGTGATCGGACGTAGTAAGGAGATTCAGCGTGTTATTGAGGTGTTAAGCCGTCGAACCAAAAATAATCCTGTATTAATCGGTGAACCGGGGGTAGGGAAAACAGCAATTGCAGAGGGGCTTGCACAGCAAATTGTCAATAATGAAGTCCCGGAGATCCTTCGTGATAAGCGAGTGATGACCCTTGATATGGGAACGGTTGTTGCAGGAACAAAATATCGGGGTGAATTTGAGGATCGCTTGAAAAAGGTCATGGATGAAATCCGCCAAGCGGGAAATATTATTTTGTTCATTGATGAGCTGCATACATTAATTGGTGCAGGTGGAGCAGAGGGTGCCATTGATGCCTCCAACATCTTAAAACCGTCCCTTGCCCGCGGTGAGCTGCAATGTATTGGGGCAACAACACTTGATGAATATCGGAAATATATTGAAAAAGACGCCGCGCTAGAACGACGCTTCCAGCCAATTCGCGTCGATGAACCAACAGCTGAGGAATCCATTCAGATTTTAGAAGGCTTGCGTGACCGTTATGAGGCCCACCACCGAGTTTCGATCACCGATGAAGCTATTCAAGCAGCAGTTAAACTTTCAGACCGTTATATTTCCGACAGGTTCCTGCCGGATAAAGCGATTGACTTGATCGATGAAGCGGGATCAAAGGTGCGGCTCCGCTCCTATACAACACCGCCTAATTTAAAGGAATTAGAAGTGAAGCTTGATGAAGTAAGAAAAGAAAAGGATTCTGCTGTTCAAAGTCAGGAATTTGAAAAAGCAGCTTCATTACGAGATACAGAGCAGCGACTTCGTGAACAACTTGAAGAAACAAAGAAGACATGGAAAGAAAAGCAAGGAAAAGAAAATAATGAGGTGACCGTTGAGGATATTGCAAGTGTAGTATCGAGCTGGACCGGTGTTCCTGTCTCCAAGCTTGCTGAAACGGAAACAGCTAAACTCCTTAATTTAGAAGAGGTACTCCATTCTCGTATTATCGGTCAAGAAGAAGCTGTTATAGCAGTTTCAAAGGCCGTTCGCCGTGCGAGGGCAGGGCTAAAGGATCCAAAGCGCCCAATCGGTTCTTTTGTCTTCCTAGGACCTACAGGTGTAGGGAAAACTGAATTGGCTCGTGCTTTGGCAGAAGCCATGTTTGGTGATGAAGATGCGATGATTCGGATTGATATGTCTGAATACATGGAGAAGCACTCCACATCTAGACTAGTTGGTTCGCCTCCAGGATATGTTGGTTATGAAGAGGGCGGGCAATTAACGGAAAAAGTCCGCAGAAAACCATACTCTGTCATACTACTGGATGAAATTGAAAAAGCACATCCGGATGTATTTAATATCCTTCTTCAAGTACTTGAGGATGGCCGCCTGACCGATTCAAAAGGCAGAACAGTAGACTTCCGAAATACCGTTCTGATTATGACATCGAATGTTGGTGCAGAACAACTTAAACGAAATAAATATGTTGGATTTAATATTCAGGATGGTCAACAGGATTACAAGGACATGAAGGGTAAAGTGATGGAAGAGTTGAAGAAGGCCTTCCGTCCGGAATTCTTGAATCGAATTGATGAGATCATTGTCTTCCATGCATTAGAAAGAAAGCACCTAAACGAAATTGTTACTCTGCTTTCTGCACAGTTAATCAACCGCTTAAAAGAGCAAGATATTTCACTTGACTTAACGGATGCAGCAAAAGAGAAGATTTCACAGGAAGGGTATGACCCTGAGTACGGGGCAAGACCACTAAGAAGGGCCATTCAAAAGCATATTGAAGACCGTCTGTCTGAAGAATTATTAAAGGGAACATTATTAACAGGTCAAAATGTTATAATTGATGTGGATCATGGCGAATTTATTGTAAGATTGGCGGAAAAAACAAGCTTAGTAAAATAG
- the radA gene encoding DNA repair protein RadA, whose amino-acid sequence MAKKKTVYVCSGCGHHHAKWQGFCNSCGAMSTLQEENNEKQSTATKVSKGIASVKRLTDAKSQNSDRIITDMGEFNRVMGGGIVRDSITIITAKPGAGKSTLLLQVSQDLAEKGNKVLYASGEESDSQIKRRAERILPRVDPNIFVHADTSLNNVLACIEEVDPDLIIIDSIQTFVLEEYNSRPGSPTQTMECANELLKVAKSAARPRAVIMVGQMTKDDELAGLRALEHLVDTVLIIDGEQGEELKALSASKNRYGSTGEMGFFAMTESGMVGIENPSEFFMTQRDGVVSGSALTVIKEGTRPIIVEIESLVSPTFTPYPSRIGECMRKDQISTLTAILEQRASLQMLNQNVVIKTTGGIRLKEQSSNLAALMSIVSSYKDKGISNDTVFIADIGLTGELKKVPALESRVKELERMGFKKVYVAKNALKNPNGFKEIDVIPCNTLSEVINKVFRDYPF is encoded by the coding sequence ATGGCAAAGAAAAAGACAGTCTATGTTTGTTCCGGCTGTGGTCACCATCATGCCAAGTGGCAAGGATTTTGCAATTCCTGTGGTGCGATGAGTACGCTTCAAGAGGAAAATAATGAAAAACAATCGACCGCAACCAAGGTTTCAAAGGGGATTGCGTCAGTTAAAAGGTTAACAGATGCTAAATCGCAAAATAGTGATAGAATTATCACCGATATGGGTGAGTTTAATCGGGTAATGGGTGGTGGAATCGTAAGAGACTCTATAACCATTATTACGGCAAAACCGGGTGCGGGAAAGTCCACTCTCCTTTTACAAGTATCCCAAGACCTTGCAGAAAAGGGAAATAAGGTGTTGTATGCTTCGGGAGAAGAGAGTGATAGTCAAATTAAACGCAGGGCCGAACGTATTTTACCAAGGGTGGATCCTAATATCTTTGTACACGCTGATACAAGCTTAAATAATGTGCTGGCATGTATCGAAGAAGTGGACCCCGACTTAATCATTATTGACAGTATCCAAACATTTGTTCTCGAAGAGTACAATTCAAGACCGGGGTCCCCAACCCAGACAATGGAATGTGCAAATGAGCTTTTAAAAGTGGCTAAAAGTGCTGCCAGACCACGTGCAGTGATTATGGTTGGCCAAATGACCAAAGATGACGAACTTGCCGGATTAAGAGCATTGGAGCATTTAGTTGATACGGTGTTAATCATTGATGGAGAACAAGGTGAAGAACTAAAGGCCCTTTCAGCAAGTAAAAATCGATACGGCAGCACCGGTGAAATGGGCTTTTTTGCTATGACGGAGTCGGGAATGGTTGGTATAGAGAATCCATCCGAGTTCTTTATGACTCAAAGAGATGGAGTCGTAAGTGGAAGTGCTTTAACCGTCATTAAAGAAGGTACAAGACCAATAATTGTAGAAATAGAAAGTTTAGTTTCACCAACGTTCACACCTTATCCTTCCCGAATAGGTGAATGTATGCGAAAAGATCAAATTAGCACCTTGACGGCTATTTTGGAACAAAGAGCGAGTCTACAAATGCTCAATCAGAATGTGGTTATTAAGACTACGGGTGGAATTCGCTTGAAAGAGCAATCAAGTAATCTTGCAGCGTTGATGAGTATTGTTTCCTCCTATAAAGATAAAGGCATTTCCAATGATACTGTATTTATTGCCGATATTGGTTTAACGGGTGAATTAAAGAAAGTTCCAGCACTTGAGTCTAGAGTAAAGGAATTAGAAAGAATGGGATTTAAGAAAGTGTATGTAGCTAAAAATGCACTAAAAAATCCAAATGGCTTTAAAGAAATCGATGTAATACCTTGTAATACGCTTTCTGAGGTTATTAACAAGGTTTTTAGGGATTACCCCTTCTAA